The following coding sequences lie in one beta proteobacterium CB genomic window:
- the rnhB gene encoding Ribonuclease H: MIWVCGVDEAGRGPLAGAVVAGAVVLDPENPIAGLKDSKKLSATSREFLFEQIQLKAKAWGIGEASPAEIDEINILQATMLAMRRAIEDLTTRLGGWPDKALIDGNRCPELPISAEAIVKGDTKEPAISAASILAKVTRDRQMMALHELHPQYGFAQHMGYPTEAHFAALKEFGACDQHRRSFSPVRNVLALHSR, translated from the coding sequence GTGATTTGGGTATGCGGTGTTGATGAGGCAGGGCGTGGCCCATTGGCAGGGGCGGTGGTCGCTGGTGCGGTTGTTCTTGACCCCGAGAATCCTATTGCTGGGTTAAAAGATTCTAAGAAGTTATCAGCCACAAGTCGCGAGTTTTTATTTGAGCAAATTCAGCTCAAGGCGAAGGCTTGGGGCATTGGTGAGGCCAGTCCAGCAGAGATTGATGAGATCAATATTTTGCAAGCGACGATGTTGGCAATGCGCCGTGCAATTGAAGATCTCACTACACGTTTAGGCGGCTGGCCAGACAAAGCTTTGATAGATGGCAATCGCTGCCCTGAGCTTCCGATCTCAGCAGAGGCTATTGTGAAGGGCGATACCAAGGAGCCAGCGATTTCAGCGGCATCGATTCTCGCTAAAGTGACGCGTGATCGTCAAATGATGGCCTTGCATGAACTGCATCCACAGTACGGGTTTGCTCAACATATGGGATATCCAACGGAGGCGCATTTTGCAGCCTTAAAAGAGTTTGGTGCCTGCGATCAGCATCGTCGGAGCTTTTCACCAGTTCGCAATGTCTTAGCTCTGCATAGCCGATAA
- a CDS encoding UDP-N-acetylglucosamine acyltransferase, translated as MTRIHASAVVDSKAEIASDVEIGPYSVIGPNVKIGAGSKIGSHTVIEGYTTIGKENTFAHFAAIGGAPQDMKYRGEPTQLIIGDRNTIREFTTIHTGTSQDEGITRIGDDNWIMAYVHIAHDCQIGNHTIFSSNAQIAGHVKVSDWAIMGGMSGVHQFVRIGQHAMLGGASALVQDIPPFVIAAGDKASPHGINVEGLKRRGFSSETISALRQAYKVLYKDGLSFEEAKAEIQKMALASASDAATAEKLTEFHDFIAASTRGIIR; from the coding sequence ATGACTCGGATTCATGCATCCGCTGTAGTTGATAGTAAGGCTGAGATCGCTAGCGACGTAGAGATTGGTCCATATTCTGTTATCGGGCCAAACGTCAAAATTGGTGCTGGTAGCAAGATTGGCTCCCATACCGTGATTGAGGGTTACACCACGATCGGTAAAGAAAATACCTTTGCTCACTTTGCTGCAATTGGCGGCGCTCCCCAGGATATGAAATACCGTGGCGAGCCTACTCAACTGATCATCGGCGATCGCAATACGATTCGTGAGTTCACTACTATTCATACTGGCACATCCCAGGACGAGGGTATTACCAGAATTGGTGACGATAACTGGATCATGGCTTATGTGCACATTGCGCATGATTGCCAAATTGGTAACCACACCATTTTCTCGAGCAACGCACAAATTGCTGGTCACGTGAAAGTGAGTGACTGGGCGATTATGGGTGGTATGTCTGGTGTACATCAATTTGTCCGTATTGGCCAACACGCCATGCTGGGTGGCGCCTCTGCATTAGTGCAAGATATTCCGCCATTTGTGATTGCTGCCGGAGATAAAGCATCCCCACATGGTATTAACGTGGAAGGTCTGAAGCGTCGCGGTTTCTCAAGTGAAACCATTTCTGCATTGCGTCAGGCGTACAAGGTTCTCTACAAAGATGGCCTGAGTTTCGAAGAGGCTAAGGCAGAGATTCAGAAGATGGCGCTTGCTAGCGCCTCAGATGCCGCTACTGCGGAAAAGTTAACAGAGTTCCATGACTTTATTGCCGCCTCTACACGCGGCATTATTCGATAG
- a CDS encoding Hydro-lyase, Fe-S type, tartrate/fumarate subfamily, alpha subunit — translation MDKQSSVVDKEVAVADLTNVLSKFTSYIGKRLPTDVTTKLGELRSKEVNFLAKEVFESMRENQELADKLDRPSCQDTGVIQYFLSAGSNFPLLGELEDILLNATKGATKEGPLRHNAVETFEEKNTGTNTGSKIPWLDWEIIPGADHCIVDVYMAGGGCTLPGAAKVLMPGQGYEGVAEFVFDVITSRGVNACPPLLVGVGVSTSAETAARLSKKAILRPVTSSHPNENAAMMEELLTDGLNELGLGPQGLTGANSVMGVNIESSARHPSTIGVAVSTGCWAHRRGKIKINADMSYEVISHEGFKL, via the coding sequence GTGGATAAGCAATCATCCGTAGTGGATAAAGAAGTAGCGGTAGCGGACTTAACTAATGTCCTTTCTAAATTTACTTCATACATCGGCAAGCGTTTGCCAACAGATGTAACTACCAAATTAGGTGAGTTACGAAGCAAGGAAGTGAACTTTTTGGCAAAAGAAGTTTTTGAGTCAATGCGCGAGAATCAAGAGTTGGCAGATAAGTTAGATCGTCCAAGTTGCCAAGATACCGGAGTCATTCAGTACTTCTTGTCTGCGGGTTCAAACTTTCCTTTATTGGGCGAGTTGGAAGATATTTTGCTTAATGCTACTAAAGGCGCTACCAAAGAAGGTCCATTACGTCATAACGCAGTTGAAACTTTTGAAGAAAAAAATACTGGCACCAATACTGGGTCAAAGATTCCATGGCTAGACTGGGAAATTATTCCTGGTGCTGATCACTGTATCGTTGACGTTTATATGGCTGGTGGTGGTTGTACATTGCCCGGTGCTGCTAAGGTACTGATGCCAGGACAAGGCTATGAAGGTGTCGCTGAGTTTGTATTTGATGTCATCACATCACGCGGTGTAAATGCCTGCCCACCGTTATTGGTTGGTGTTGGTGTTTCTACTTCAGCTGAGACTGCTGCCCGCTTATCTAAGAAGGCGATTCTTCGCCCAGTGACCTCAAGTCATCCTAATGAAAATGCAGCGATGATGGAAGAGCTCCTTACTGATGGCCTAAATGAATTGGGATTGGGTCCTCAGGGTTTGACAGGAGCAAATAGCGTGATGGGTGTAAACATTGAGTCATCCGCACGTCACCCTTCCACAATTGGTGTGGCTGTATCAACTGGATGCTGGGCGCATCGCCGCGGCAAGATCAAGATCAATGCTGATATGTCTTACGAAGTTATTTCCCACGAAGGGTTCAAGCTGTGA
- a CDS encoding Formyl-CoA transferase produces MTSRPPLLQDVRILDLSTVIAAPFAATLCADLGATVTKIELPDGSDALRGLAPTTPEYALYWKAVNRGKTGITLDVRTAKGKELFLKILKNTDVLVENFRTGTMDRWGLDLKTLLEANPKLLVLRLTGFGQTGPYAARPGFARIFEAMSGLTNLIGTPASGPQHPNLPIGDLVAGLFGALSISAAIASIRRDPSQSGFEIDLSATEAVFRLLDPLAVEYEVLGVNRTHEGNRASYTAPSNMYQTKDGLWVTLVASSDAIFKRLCTAIGKSEWVDDPRFSSNPNRCINVVELDTGIANWFAHNRYLEIEKLLNEAGIPYTKVYDIKDVLDDPQVKARNGIIRLVDTDLGSIPAPCVVPRVSDIKMATIKSGPKTGEDNSTFYKTLGLSDQEINTLEKDGII; encoded by the coding sequence ATGACCTCTCGCCCACCATTGCTTCAAGATGTTCGGATTTTGGATTTATCCACAGTCATTGCGGCACCCTTTGCTGCCACTTTATGCGCTGATCTAGGCGCTACAGTCACGAAAATAGAATTGCCAGACGGATCAGATGCTTTGAGGGGTCTGGCCCCGACAACCCCTGAGTATGCGCTTTATTGGAAAGCGGTAAATCGCGGAAAAACAGGTATTACGCTTGATGTGCGAACAGCTAAGGGTAAAGAACTGTTTCTAAAGATACTCAAAAATACTGATGTATTGGTAGAAAACTTTCGCACCGGAACTATGGATCGATGGGGCTTAGATCTAAAAACGCTACTCGAAGCCAACCCCAAATTATTAGTTTTACGACTAACGGGATTCGGACAAACTGGCCCCTATGCAGCAAGACCTGGATTTGCTCGCATTTTTGAAGCTATGAGCGGCTTAACCAATTTAATCGGAACTCCCGCTAGTGGGCCACAACACCCCAATTTGCCTATAGGAGACTTAGTAGCCGGTTTATTTGGTGCACTGAGTATTTCTGCCGCAATTGCTTCCATCAGAAGAGATCCATCGCAGTCTGGTTTTGAAATTGATCTCTCTGCAACTGAAGCCGTATTTCGATTATTAGATCCGCTGGCTGTAGAGTACGAGGTTCTGGGAGTTAATAGAACACATGAAGGAAACCGTGCCAGCTATACAGCACCCTCAAACATGTATCAAACCAAAGATGGGCTCTGGGTTACGTTAGTAGCCTCCTCAGATGCGATATTTAAACGCTTATGTACGGCCATTGGTAAAAGTGAATGGGTTGATGACCCTAGATTTTCATCAAACCCCAATCGATGTATCAATGTAGTAGAGCTAGATACTGGAATAGCAAATTGGTTTGCGCACAATAGGTATCTCGAAATTGAAAAATTATTGAATGAAGCTGGCATCCCCTATACCAAAGTTTATGACATCAAAGATGTTCTAGATGATCCTCAGGTGAAAGCTAGAAATGGAATTATCCGACTGGTAGATACGGATCTTGGAAGCATTCCTGCACCATGTGTGGTGCCTCGAGTGTCAGATATTAAAATGGCGACCATCAAATCCGGGCCTAAGACCGGGGAAGATAATTCAACCTTTTACAAAACTCTAGGACTATCTGATCAAGAAATAAATACCCTGGAGAAAGATGGGATTATTTAA
- a CDS encoding putative extra-cytoplasmic solute receptor, producing the protein MKKILMFLMCAIAVVSGVANAQEWPNRSIKFISPFAPGGSNDIATRVIAEKLSPKLQQTIIVENKPGANIRIASEIIARAEPDGYNFVMVAAPHTTNPALYGQLPYDTLKDFTPVVQVVRAPLFLMVPANSPIKTVAELLAASAKQPTGLNISSPGNGTAPHLALELFNNLAKSNLNHIPYKGDAPAVTDLLGERVDAGIHPIISPLPHVKSGKIRVLAVFGSTRSSLLPDVPSLGELGYKNTEVYTWFGLVGPAKLPVKIVDRLNKDVNEILSQPEVRQRFADMGMETVGGTSDQFAKFIRDDIQKWKTLVAQRNIKPD; encoded by the coding sequence ATGAAAAAAATATTAATGTTTTTGATGTGCGCAATCGCTGTTGTATCTGGAGTTGCCAATGCGCAAGAGTGGCCCAATAGATCAATAAAATTTATTTCTCCATTTGCACCCGGTGGCTCTAACGATATAGCTACTAGAGTAATCGCAGAAAAATTATCACCAAAACTCCAACAGACAATTATTGTTGAAAATAAGCCAGGGGCAAATATTCGGATAGCATCAGAAATAATTGCTAGAGCTGAGCCGGATGGCTATAACTTTGTAATGGTTGCTGCACCTCATACAACCAATCCAGCGCTGTATGGACAGCTTCCTTACGACACCTTAAAAGACTTCACGCCAGTTGTGCAAGTAGTTAGGGCTCCTTTATTTTTGATGGTGCCAGCGAACTCACCAATTAAAACCGTTGCCGAGCTATTGGCTGCATCTGCAAAGCAGCCTACTGGTTTAAATATTTCAAGCCCTGGAAATGGAACAGCGCCTCATCTTGCTTTGGAGTTGTTTAACAACCTTGCTAAATCTAATTTAAACCACATTCCTTATAAAGGGGACGCCCCTGCAGTGACTGATTTGTTAGGGGAGAGGGTTGATGCTGGAATTCATCCAATAATTTCTCCATTGCCTCATGTGAAGAGTGGAAAGATACGTGTGTTAGCAGTATTTGGCTCCACACGCTCAAGCCTTTTGCCTGATGTACCGTCTTTGGGTGAGTTGGGTTATAAAAACACAGAGGTGTATACATGGTTTGGCCTAGTTGGCCCAGCTAAGCTACCGGTAAAAATAGTAGATCGCCTGAATAAGGATGTTAATGAAATTTTGTCCCAGCCTGAGGTAAGGCAGCGCTTTGCTGATATGGGTATGGAAACTGTTGGAGGAACTTCAGACCAGTTTGCAAAATTTATTCGTGACGATATTCAAAAATGGAAAACCTTAGTCGCACAAAGAAATATCAAGCCCGATTAA
- a CDS encoding acyl-CoA dehydrogenase domain-containing protein — MITNDELNLKRLRGIREFVKDIAIPAEAAVVEANQIPESIVELMRTNGYFGWSIPQEFGGSGLTTEELALANMEISQAATTFRARAGTNTGIGSEGLVQDGTQAQKEKWLPKLASGEITGCLALTEPEAGSDATALKSTALLDGDGEFLINGTKRYITNAPIADLFTVFARTDLNDRSYKGISAFLISKDTPGISTGPEHKKMGQAGSPVSEVFLKDVRATGSDVLGGELGLGFTTAMKALNKQRINLAALCIGPAIRLLDEALAHVKKREQFGKPIAEFQLIQAMLAESKVEIEAAKSLVLETARARDRGEDIATQASICKYYASEMCGRVADRVVQIFGGAGYCADTGGPIEMLYRDVRLFRLYEGTSQIHLLNIAKRILK; from the coding sequence GTGATAACCAATGACGAGTTAAATCTGAAGCGACTGAGGGGTATCCGTGAATTTGTTAAGGATATAGCGATTCCAGCAGAGGCTGCTGTGGTGGAGGCCAATCAAATTCCTGAATCTATTGTTGAGTTGATGCGCACTAACGGCTACTTTGGCTGGAGTATCCCTCAGGAGTTTGGTGGTAGCGGGCTCACTACCGAAGAGTTGGCACTTGCCAATATGGAAATATCTCAGGCGGCAACTACATTTCGAGCAAGGGCTGGAACAAATACAGGTATTGGCTCTGAGGGGCTTGTACAAGATGGTACGCAAGCTCAAAAAGAAAAGTGGCTACCTAAGCTGGCATCGGGGGAGATAACGGGATGCCTTGCGTTGACAGAGCCAGAGGCAGGTTCAGATGCTACTGCATTAAAGTCAACGGCCCTGTTGGATGGGGATGGAGAGTTTCTTATTAATGGCACAAAGCGCTACATAACGAATGCCCCAATTGCAGATCTTTTTACCGTCTTTGCTAGAACAGACTTAAATGATCGGTCCTACAAGGGAATTAGTGCATTTTTAATTTCCAAAGATACTCCCGGGATTAGCACTGGCCCAGAGCACAAAAAAATGGGGCAAGCTGGCTCCCCAGTATCTGAAGTATTTTTAAAAGATGTACGTGCCACGGGTTCTGATGTTCTAGGCGGAGAGTTGGGCCTCGGATTTACGACTGCCATGAAGGCTCTTAATAAGCAACGAATCAATTTGGCTGCCTTGTGTATTGGCCCGGCAATACGCCTGCTTGATGAAGCACTTGCCCATGTTAAAAAGCGTGAGCAATTTGGAAAACCTATCGCTGAATTTCAACTGATCCAGGCTATGTTGGCGGAAAGTAAGGTTGAGATAGAGGCTGCGAAAAGTTTAGTTCTGGAGACTGCTAGGGCGAGAGATCGAGGCGAGGATATTGCCACTCAAGCATCTATTTGCAAATACTATGCCTCTGAAATGTGCGGAAGGGTGGCAGATCGCGTAGTACAAATTTTTGGGGGTGCTGGATATTGTGCGGATACAGGTGGCCCAATAGAAATGCTGTATAGAGATGTGCGTTTATTTAGGTTGTATGAGGGGACTAGCCAAATTCACTTACTGAATATTGCTAAGCGAATTTTAAAATAA
- a CDS encoding Lipid-A-disaccharide synthase — protein sequence MSKLACVAGEPSGDLLAAPVLSALKQIPDTSNLEVYGIGGPRMQAEGLRSDWPMETLSVRGYVEAIKQLPAILKLRKELIANLLGEGRPDVYLGIDAPDFNLGVEFALRKAGIPTLHFVSPSIWAWRAGRISKIKQAVERMLCIFPFETEIYERAGISATYVGHPLASEIPLEPNPTTARQKIEKTLSLVPNALNGIVVSVLPGSRSSEIELIAPVFFETMAELVKRMPGQSLHFIIPVATPRLRTPLETLLANTLEKNPDLHIHLIDGEADAVLEAADVVLIASGTATLQAALWKKPMVISYKVPWLTAQIMKRQGYLPYVGLPNILCGEFVVPELLQDDATPNKLADALLAWLNNPGKVAQLKTRFAKMHETLRRPTGLLVAQAVAQTITASKHRVNA from the coding sequence GTGTCTAAACTTGCTTGTGTTGCCGGAGAACCTTCTGGTGACTTGTTGGCTGCACCAGTGCTGAGTGCACTAAAGCAGATTCCTGATACTTCTAATCTCGAGGTCTACGGCATCGGCGGTCCACGAATGCAGGCAGAAGGCCTACGTTCGGATTGGCCAATGGAGACGCTCAGCGTTCGCGGTTACGTTGAGGCAATCAAACAGTTGCCCGCTATTCTGAAACTGCGAAAAGAGCTCATCGCCAATCTACTGGGTGAAGGGCGCCCGGATGTCTATCTCGGCATTGATGCACCGGATTTCAATTTAGGGGTTGAGTTCGCTTTGCGTAAGGCAGGGATTCCTACCTTACATTTTGTCTCACCATCTATTTGGGCGTGGCGAGCAGGGCGCATTAGCAAGATTAAGCAGGCAGTGGAGCGCATGCTCTGCATCTTTCCATTTGAGACCGAGATCTACGAGCGTGCTGGCATCAGCGCGACTTACGTTGGGCACCCGCTAGCGAGCGAGATTCCACTAGAGCCAAATCCAACGACAGCCAGACAAAAGATAGAAAAGACCTTGAGCCTCGTACCCAATGCATTAAATGGCATTGTGGTTTCCGTTCTACCGGGTAGTCGCAGTTCCGAGATTGAGCTCATCGCACCGGTCTTTTTTGAAACCATGGCAGAGCTTGTGAAGCGGATGCCAGGACAATCTCTACATTTCATCATCCCGGTTGCAACGCCACGATTGCGCACACCGCTAGAGACTCTACTTGCAAATACCCTTGAGAAAAACCCAGATCTTCATATTCACTTGATTGATGGTGAAGCTGATGCAGTACTAGAAGCTGCTGATGTCGTGTTGATTGCTAGTGGTACAGCAACATTACAGGCGGCACTCTGGAAAAAGCCTATGGTGATCTCCTATAAGGTGCCTTGGCTGACAGCGCAGATCATGAAACGACAGGGCTACTTACCTTATGTTGGTTTGCCAAACATCCTCTGTGGCGAGTTTGTTGTCCCAGAGCTTTTGCAGGATGATGCGACCCCAAACAAGTTGGCCGATGCCTTATTGGCTTGGTTAAATAATCCTGGCAAAGTTGCTCAACTAAAAACACGTTTTGCAAAGATGCATGAGACCTTGCGCAGACCTACTGGTCTATTGGTTGCCCAGGCTGTGGCACAGACCATTACCGCTAGCAAACATCGGGTCAATGCGTGA
- a CDS encoding LysR family transcriptional regulator has translation MAKSINPADLGFFSTLISSGSLGAAARELGVTTAAVSKHLAQMESRLGLVLVNRTTRRMSLTHEGEIYLDHARRILGEIDDLEHMLWGSTKAPQGLLRVNATLGFGRSHIAPLIAEYVKQFPQVDIQLQLSVNPPPITDDAYDVCFRFGHPPDSRSIARLIAPNKRILVASPAYIKEYGEPKSPSELIKHNCIGIRQGDEGYGLWRFSSGKGKSKNEFTDSAKVRGNLTTNDGGIAVNWALDARGIVLRAEWDVTQHLKSGRLIQVMKNFETPDADIYAVYAERHKTSVRVKTLIDFAIELFGAR, from the coding sequence ATGGCTAAAAGTATTAATCCTGCTGATTTAGGATTCTTTTCTACACTCATCAGCTCAGGAAGCCTCGGAGCTGCTGCACGTGAGCTTGGGGTGACAACTGCGGCAGTAAGTAAACATTTAGCGCAAATGGAATCTCGCCTAGGATTGGTGCTCGTAAATAGAACCACGCGAAGAATGAGTCTTACCCATGAGGGCGAAATCTATCTAGACCATGCCAGAAGAATTTTGGGTGAAATTGATGATCTTGAGCATATGCTGTGGGGCTCAACAAAAGCTCCACAAGGCTTACTTAGAGTCAATGCGACACTCGGATTTGGACGCAGTCATATCGCGCCTTTAATAGCTGAATATGTAAAACAATTTCCACAAGTAGATATTCAATTACAGCTATCCGTAAACCCTCCCCCGATTACCGATGATGCCTATGATGTTTGTTTTCGATTTGGTCACCCACCTGACTCTAGATCAATTGCCAGACTGATAGCCCCCAACAAAAGAATACTTGTAGCCTCTCCCGCCTACATTAAGGAATATGGCGAACCAAAGTCACCCAGTGAATTAATTAAACACAACTGTATTGGCATACGCCAAGGTGATGAGGGTTATGGACTGTGGCGCTTCTCGAGCGGTAAAGGTAAGTCAAAAAATGAATTTACCGATAGCGCAAAAGTTCGCGGTAACTTAACAACAAATGATGGTGGCATTGCCGTGAACTGGGCACTAGATGCCCGAGGCATTGTTTTGAGGGCTGAATGGGATGTCACACAACACCTTAAGTCTGGCAGATTAATACAGGTAATGAAAAACTTTGAAACACCAGATGCTGATATCTATGCTGTCTATGCTGAACGCCATAAAACATCTGTGAGGGTGAAAACATTAATTGACTTCGCTATTGAGTTATTTGGAGCCAGGTAG
- a CDS encoding Putative transcriptional regulator, IclR family, with amino-acid sequence MLRAFTPTDQLLGNRELCEKTSLPKATVSRLTYTLEKLGYLARVERLQKYRLAPGVLMLGYPMLAGMDIRHLARPHMEKLATKTRWTVNLGMLGRLEVIYVDALRLDRGNFLKPDIGSSRPLLTTSIGRALIFASGDLEQKSILNRLKVANPTQHRRDIQIFHRDQEFYEKNGYCLSRGDWESDVYAVAVPLRVGSNDDPLVALNCTMSGSRPTQLEISKKVLPFLLEAKRNIERDGGTAYLNRG; translated from the coding sequence GTGTTGCGTGCATTTACCCCAACCGATCAATTGCTGGGTAATCGTGAGCTATGTGAAAAGACTTCCCTGCCTAAAGCAACGGTTTCTCGCTTGACTTATACCCTTGAAAAGTTGGGTTATTTGGCCAGGGTGGAGCGCTTACAAAAATACAGACTTGCCCCCGGTGTCCTCATGTTGGGATATCCAATGTTAGCGGGAATGGATATTCGACATCTTGCAAGGCCGCATATGGAAAAATTGGCTACCAAAACAAGGTGGACCGTAAATTTGGGGATGTTGGGACGACTTGAAGTCATTTATGTTGATGCACTGCGTCTAGATCGTGGAAATTTTTTAAAGCCTGATATTGGAAGTAGTAGGCCATTGCTCACCACTTCGATTGGTCGTGCCTTAATTTTTGCATCAGGTGATCTAGAGCAAAAATCTATCCTGAATCGATTAAAAGTCGCAAATCCAACCCAGCACCGCCGTGACATTCAGATATTTCATCGGGATCAAGAGTTTTATGAAAAAAATGGCTATTGCTTAAGTCGCGGAGATTGGGAGTCTGATGTTTATGCAGTGGCTGTGCCGCTAAGGGTAGGCAGCAATGATGATCCCCTTGTTGCATTAAATTGCACGATGAGTGGATCAAGGCCAACTCAATTAGAGATTAGTAAAAAGGTGCTGCCATTCTTACTGGAAGCAAAACGAAATATTGAGCGAGATGGCGGTACTGCCTATCTAAATAGAGGATGA
- the fabZ gene encoding beta-hydroxyacyl-(acyl-carrier-protein) dehydratase FabZ, with the protein MSKPIAIDINQILKLLPHRYPFLLVDRVLEIEPRQSITALKNVTMNEPFFQGHFPDFPVMPGVLIIEALAQTAALLTFSEVREENAIYYFAGIDGARFKKPVLPGDQLIMTAKLERERAGIYKFQVQATVDGELAAEANITCAVRTKGA; encoded by the coding sequence ATGAGCAAACCCATCGCTATCGACATCAATCAAATTTTGAAGTTGTTACCACACCGCTACCCATTCTTATTGGTTGATCGGGTGCTGGAGATTGAACCGCGCCAAAGTATTACCGCCTTGAAGAATGTCACCATGAATGAGCCGTTCTTTCAGGGGCACTTCCCAGATTTTCCAGTCATGCCGGGCGTTTTAATTATTGAGGCGCTGGCACAAACTGCTGCGCTCCTCACCTTTTCTGAAGTGCGCGAAGAAAATGCTATTTACTATTTCGCTGGTATTGATGGTGCCCGCTTTAAGAAGCCGGTATTGCCTGGTGATCAATTAATCATGACAGCCAAGTTGGAGCGCGAGCGTGCTGGCATCTATAAGTTTCAAGTGCAAGCTACGGTTGATGGTGAGCTTGCTGCTGAAGCCAATATCACTTGTGCTGTTCGTACGAAAGGTGCGTAA
- a CDS encoding tRNA/rRNA methyltransferase (SpoU), protein MKMEFISSKDNSLFKEIRQLQATGPKGQKARFACGQALLEGIHLVQAWVGNPALKTLITSELGLQNPEIAQAVYDHVEIFPETRVYQLDKGLWDLLSDLVNAPQIAGLLDLPESALNPQKSVATISGDVIILDRIQDAGNVGSILRTAAAAGFTQVIALTGCAHLWSSKVLRAGMGAHRLLDLYEGWSNQQVLSAVTSPLLAATADGELDLFNMPKVLIHPVAWVMGSEGQGVSEDLMAQAKGVSIPIDPRVESLNVSTAAAVCLFETLRVRRT, encoded by the coding sequence ATGAAAATGGAATTTATCAGCTCAAAAGACAATTCTCTATTTAAGGAGATTCGTCAATTACAAGCCACTGGCCCCAAGGGGCAAAAAGCGAGATTTGCATGTGGTCAGGCTTTGCTGGAAGGTATTCATTTGGTACAAGCCTGGGTGGGTAATCCAGCACTGAAGACCTTAATTACCTCAGAGTTGGGTTTGCAAAACCCAGAGATTGCTCAGGCCGTCTATGACCATGTAGAAATTTTTCCCGAGACCCGCGTTTATCAATTGGATAAAGGTCTATGGGATTTGCTATCTGATTTAGTGAATGCTCCGCAAATTGCGGGATTGCTAGATCTGCCTGAATCTGCGCTAAATCCGCAAAAGTCTGTTGCGACGATTTCTGGCGACGTGATCATTTTGGATCGCATTCAGGATGCTGGTAATGTGGGCTCTATCTTGCGAACTGCTGCTGCGGCCGGCTTCACTCAGGTGATTGCATTAACGGGTTGTGCCCACCTGTGGTCCAGTAAAGTATTGCGCGCCGGCATGGGCGCCCATCGCTTGCTCGATCTTTATGAAGGCTGGTCAAATCAGCAAGTGCTAAGCGCTGTAACGTCGCCTTTGTTAGCTGCTACTGCTGATGGCGAGCTCGATCTCTTCAATATGCCTAAGGTATTGATCCATCCAGTTGCCTGGGTAATGGGAAGCGAAGGGCAGGGTGTTTCTGAAGATCTTATGGCTCAAGCCAAAGGGGTATCCATTCCGATTGATCCTAGAGTCGAATCTCTAAATGTTTCTACAGCAGCAGCAGTTTGCTTGTTTGAGACCCTCAGGGTGAGACGCACCTAG